The following are encoded in a window of Sphingomonas panacis genomic DNA:
- a CDS encoding DUF302 domain-containing protein: MIKAINVEHREHVSQRTFEDVLASFMDVTGSVEDGFDAVAGALSDRESFERAFKEREGSSGFMRFAVIDHGAWLTRIYDRPTKAVMVILGNPLIAITMLRHHTGAGLNVPVRIYLYEDTKGRTLVSYDLPSSLMSSLEDDAVMAAARFLDARLMALATMIAGVEA; this comes from the coding sequence ATGATCAAGGCCATCAATGTCGAGCACCGCGAGCATGTAAGCCAGCGGACGTTCGAGGACGTGCTCGCATCGTTCATGGATGTGACGGGCTCGGTGGAGGACGGCTTCGACGCCGTGGCAGGTGCGCTTTCCGATCGCGAATCCTTCGAACGTGCTTTTAAGGAGCGGGAGGGCAGCAGCGGTTTCATGCGGTTTGCCGTGATTGATCATGGCGCGTGGCTTACCCGGATCTACGACCGACCGACAAAGGCCGTAATGGTGATCCTTGGTAATCCGTTGATAGCGATCACGATGCTCCGTCACCATACCGGCGCCGGTCTGAACGTCCCGGTACGAATTTACCTGTATGAGGACACGAAGGGGCGCACGCTGGTCAGCTATGATCTGCCTTCCTCCCTCATGAGCAGCCTGGAAGACGATGCCGTTATGGCCGCGGCCAGGTTCTTGGATGCCAGGCTCATGGCGTTGGCAACCATGATCGCCGGCGTCGAGGCATAG
- a CDS encoding CaiB/BaiF CoA transferase family protein: MAGPLEGIKVVDFARVLAGPLCARTLLDLGADVIKIEPPRPDVSRFAFPQAPGMSGYYAQQNAGKRNVSIDLNVAGARDLVLRLCDEADIVVENFRAGTLGFFDLDYETLAARNPKLIYASITGYGQNGPWRGRMAYAPAVHAEMGLTAHSLKHYGDALTEPKSDSLSHADVNAGMQAVIAILAALHRRSVTGIGQAIDVSMAATLLSTNEKAHVDLNGFDLGPEPAILGATDTPFFEGPGGETFTVAASLVGSATFPWYVHAMRRAYLEDDPRFATAAARLEHKAELFKIVQEWIYTFPDMATLDAQLDEGKVALGEVRTMAELVETEWAEYWGATQEVSDRHGGTYKLPGRPWHFSRDTLDPLGRPAFQGEDNRSVFREYGLSDAEIDTLEASGALVRDPVIGALGDAAVKPDAV, from the coding sequence ATGGCTGGCCCACTTGAAGGCATCAAGGTCGTCGACTTCGCGCGCGTCCTGGCTGGCCCCCTCTGCGCCCGCACGTTGCTCGACCTCGGCGCGGACGTCATCAAGATCGAGCCGCCGCGGCCGGACGTCTCGCGCTTCGCCTTTCCACAGGCCCCTGGCATGTCGGGCTATTACGCTCAGCAAAACGCCGGGAAGCGCAATGTCAGCATCGACCTCAACGTCGCCGGGGCACGCGATCTCGTGCTCAGGCTTTGCGATGAGGCGGATATCGTTGTGGAGAATTTCCGGGCCGGAACGCTTGGCTTCTTCGATCTCGATTACGAGACGCTTGCGGCCCGCAATCCCAAGCTGATCTACGCGTCGATAACGGGCTATGGGCAGAACGGCCCCTGGCGTGGTCGCATGGCCTATGCGCCTGCGGTCCATGCCGAGATGGGGCTGACTGCCCACAGTCTCAAACATTATGGTGATGCGCTCACCGAACCGAAGAGCGACAGTCTGTCGCACGCCGATGTGAATGCGGGCATGCAAGCGGTCATTGCGATCCTGGCGGCCTTGCATCGGCGATCGGTCACCGGCATAGGCCAGGCGATCGACGTGTCGATGGCCGCGACTTTGCTCTCGACGAACGAGAAGGCGCATGTCGACCTCAACGGCTTCGACCTCGGGCCCGAGCCCGCGATCCTGGGGGCGACCGACACGCCCTTTTTTGAGGGGCCGGGCGGTGAGACCTTCACCGTGGCTGCCAGTCTGGTCGGATCCGCCACCTTCCCCTGGTACGTACACGCCATGCGGCGCGCCTATCTCGAGGATGACCCGCGCTTCGCGACCGCGGCGGCACGCCTCGAGCACAAGGCCGAGCTCTTCAAGATCGTGCAGGAGTGGATCTACACTTTTCCGGACATGGCCACGCTGGATGCACAGCTGGACGAGGGCAAGGTCGCGCTTGGCGAAGTGCGGACGATGGCCGAACTGGTTGAAACGGAATGGGCCGAATATTGGGGCGCGACGCAAGAGGTCTCCGACCGTCACGGCGGAACGTACAAGCTACCCGGCCGCCCCTGGCATTTCTCGCGCGACACGCTCGATCCGCTGGGACGGCCGGCGTTTCAGGGCGAGGATAATCGCAGCGTGTTCCGCGAATATGGCTTGAGCGATGCCGAGATCGACACGCTCGAAGCCAGCGGTGCTCTCGTGCGCGATCCAGTGATCGGCGCGCTTGGCGATGCGGCGGTGAAACCCGACGCCGTTTAA
- a CDS encoding 3-keto-5-aminohexanoate cleavage protein, producing the protein MMKNKVVITCAVTGSIHTPTMSDALPITPSEIAEQAIAAAQAGAAILHLHARDPVDGRPSSDPRLFMEFLPRIKQSTDAICNLTTGGSLKMTVEERLAAPELASPEMCSLNMGSMNFALYPMADRYKDWKHDWEEPYLRESDDYIFRNTFRDIEKIARTLGDGHGVKFEHECYDVGHLYNLAHCIDRGLFQPPIFLQFIFGILGGIGPELDNLMFMKSTADRLFGDDYHWSVLGAGRFQMPLATHAALLGGNVRVGLEDNLAIARGRLASSNAEQVAKVRTIIEELGLEVATPAEARQMLGLKGGDKVGF; encoded by the coding sequence ATTATGAAGAACAAAGTCGTCATCACCTGCGCGGTGACCGGGTCGATCCACACGCCGACCATGTCGGACGCGCTGCCGATCACGCCGTCGGAAATCGCCGAACAGGCGATCGCTGCGGCACAGGCGGGGGCAGCGATCCTGCATCTCCATGCTCGCGATCCCGTCGACGGCCGCCCGTCGTCGGATCCCAGGTTGTTCATGGAGTTTCTGCCGCGGATCAAGCAGAGCACGGATGCGATCTGCAACCTGACCACGGGCGGCAGCCTGAAGATGACGGTCGAGGAGCGGCTTGCCGCGCCAGAGCTGGCGTCCCCCGAAATGTGCTCGCTCAACATGGGGAGCATGAATTTCGCGCTTTATCCGATGGCCGATCGATACAAGGACTGGAAGCACGACTGGGAAGAACCGTATCTGCGTGAATCCGACGACTATATTTTCCGCAACACTTTTCGGGATATTGAAAAGATCGCGCGGACGTTGGGTGACGGTCATGGCGTCAAATTCGAGCATGAATGCTATGATGTCGGCCATCTCTATAACCTCGCGCATTGTATCGACAGGGGCCTCTTCCAACCGCCGATCTTCCTGCAGTTCATTTTCGGTATTCTCGGCGGGATCGGCCCGGAGCTCGACAATTTGATGTTCATGAAAAGCACCGCTGACCGCCTCTTCGGCGATGATTATCATTGGTCGGTGCTCGGCGCGGGACGCTTCCAAATGCCCCTTGCGACCCACGCCGCGCTGCTCGGGGGCAATGTCCGCGTCGGGCTCGAGGACAATCTCGCTATCGCGCGCGGCCGGTTGGCCTCGAGCAACGCCGAACAGGTCGCCAAGGTTCGGACGATCATCGAGGAATTGGGCCTCGAAGTCGCTACGCCCGCGGAAGCGCGCCAGATGCTTGGATTGAAAGGGGGAGACAAGGTCGGTTTTTGA
- the merB gene encoding organomercurial lyase gives MADLASSVHHRLVDALLASGKIPTTLEIADQLAVSIDVIEVALDSLALSHGLVLHPHEKRPWVIHPFSCSPTATWVEAGDRGWWAPCLWCACGVATLAGGNAVIHARIGGESEDVDIHIVDGAVLMDNLWVHFAVPPRAAWDNVHHFCASVLPFRTREDVRRWSDRHGIPHGAVISLSQCLELGREWYARHADIDWRKWSVRDAAGIFEKVGLCEEFWRLPVSEGGF, from the coding sequence GTGGCTGACCTTGCGTCTAGCGTGCATCACCGCCTCGTCGATGCGCTGCTCGCGAGCGGAAAGATCCCGACGACTCTGGAGATCGCGGATCAACTCGCCGTATCGATCGACGTGATCGAAGTGGCGCTGGACAGCCTTGCTTTGAGCCACGGCCTTGTCCTGCATCCGCATGAGAAGCGACCGTGGGTCATCCACCCGTTTTCCTGTTCTCCAACGGCGACATGGGTCGAAGCAGGTGATCGCGGCTGGTGGGCGCCGTGCCTGTGGTGCGCATGCGGCGTGGCGACGCTGGCGGGCGGAAACGCGGTGATCCATGCCCGCATCGGGGGCGAGAGCGAGGATGTCGACATCCACATCGTGGACGGCGCTGTACTAATGGACAATCTGTGGGTTCACTTCGCAGTGCCACCCCGCGCTGCATGGGATAACGTCCACCATTTTTGCGCCTCCGTCCTGCCGTTTCGCACGCGCGAGGACGTGCGCCGCTGGAGCGACCGGCACGGCATTCCGCATGGCGCCGTCATATCGCTGTCGCAGTGCTTGGAGCTCGGCAGGGAATGGTACGCGCGTCATGCGGATATCGACTGGCGCAAATGGTCCGTTCGCGACGCCGCCGGGATTTTCGAAAAAGTCGGGCTTTGCGAGGAATTCTGGCGGCTTCCGGTTTCGGAGGGTGGATTTTGA
- a CDS encoding trypsin-like peptidase domain-containing protein, giving the protein MTAPGIDSCSLVPLFVEPHFGDTRLGVATAFLWLRPDATLALITNWHVAAGRNHETGECLNKMGGVPDHLRVHVPLLDRALPPLIVRVDTLDEEGERRWAEHPEDGAAIDVVALPIALPPPGEVATMPMNVLGSVPLKQRIGMPVFILGFPFGRLGIGMPVWKQATFASEPFLSPDMDHRYLIVDSASRPGMSGSPVIQRVHGQVELEGGQYGQISEGDGALRFVGVYSGRFHTSDASDAQLGRVWPARLVTEIIDHMATAAPQRR; this is encoded by the coding sequence ATGACCGCTCCTGGCATCGATAGCTGCTCGCTGGTTCCGCTCTTTGTCGAGCCGCATTTCGGCGACACCAGGCTGGGTGTGGCGACGGCCTTCTTGTGGCTGCGGCCCGATGCCACCCTGGCCCTCATCACCAACTGGCACGTTGCTGCAGGCCGTAACCACGAGACTGGAGAATGCCTCAATAAGATGGGGGGAGTCCCCGATCATCTGCGGGTTCATGTGCCCTTGCTGGATCGCGCACTGCCGCCCCTGATAGTCCGCGTTGATACGCTAGACGAGGAAGGAGAAAGGCGCTGGGCCGAGCATCCGGAGGATGGCGCGGCGATCGATGTCGTCGCGTTGCCGATCGCGCTTCCGCCACCCGGCGAGGTTGCGACCATGCCGATGAACGTGCTCGGTTCGGTGCCGCTCAAGCAGCGGATCGGGATGCCGGTCTTCATCCTGGGATTTCCCTTTGGGCGGCTGGGCATCGGCATGCCGGTCTGGAAACAGGCGACTTTCGCGAGTGAGCCGTTCCTCTCGCCTGACATGGATCACCGTTATCTGATCGTCGATAGCGCCTCCCGGCCTGGGATGTCGGGTTCACCAGTGATCCAGCGCGTTCACGGCCAGGTTGAGCTCGAAGGTGGCCAATATGGTCAGATAAGCGAGGGAGACGGGGCGTTACGCTTCGTCGGCGTCTATTCTGGCCGTTTTCATACGAGTGACGCGAGCGATGCACAGCTTGGGCGTGTGTGGCCTGCCCGGCTGGTGACGGAGATCATCGACCATATGGCGACGGCCGCTCCGCAGCGGCGTTAG
- a CDS encoding GntR family transcriptional regulator, with product MPNAKKSPASRTQHVYEQIRVDLLNGRLPPGDKLVISELCQRFSANQSAVREALSRFTSEGLVDAQPQRGFRVAPVAPEDLHHLTEVRLLVEAPCIRSAIENTTIAWEQAIVAALHGLLRTPRHDDTGNVTQEWADAHNHFHRTLVATCDNPWLLRMRDMLMLQSERYRWFSLAMPDKRHDLGKEYSRIADAFLAHDAELAIDLMSDHFRRTAEIVLHSGEEPKLASRRKTARSTVSVDA from the coding sequence ATGCCAAACGCGAAAAAATCCCCGGCCAGCAGAACCCAGCATGTCTACGAGCAGATCCGCGTCGATCTTCTCAATGGCCGCCTGCCCCCGGGCGACAAGCTGGTGATATCCGAATTGTGCCAGCGCTTTTCCGCCAATCAGAGCGCGGTGCGTGAGGCCCTGTCACGATTCACATCGGAGGGCCTTGTCGACGCGCAACCGCAACGCGGGTTCCGCGTCGCGCCAGTCGCACCGGAAGATCTTCACCACCTTACCGAGGTGCGCCTTCTGGTCGAAGCGCCCTGCATCCGCTCGGCGATCGAGAACACTACGATCGCCTGGGAACAAGCGATCGTGGCAGCGCTCCACGGCTTGCTGCGGACGCCAAGACATGACGACACCGGCAACGTCACGCAGGAATGGGCCGATGCCCATAATCATTTCCATCGGACACTGGTCGCAACCTGTGACAACCCCTGGCTGCTCCGCATGCGCGACATGCTGATGCTGCAAAGCGAGCGCTACCGCTGGTTCTCGCTTGCCATGCCCGACAAGCGGCACGATCTGGGTAAGGAATATAGCCGGATCGCAGACGCCTTCCTCGCACATGACGCGGAATTGGCGATCGACCTCATGAGCGACCACTTCCGCAGGACGGCCGAGATCGTGCTGCATTCGGGTGAAGAGCCGAAGCTGGCGAGCCGGCGAAAGACGGCACGGTCGACCGTGTCCGTCGATGCGTAG
- a CDS encoding enoyl-CoA hydratase/isomerase family protein yields the protein MQFRPYNLIGFDLLEALLAALGRIDHEKTGAIVLRSSLRHFSAGADIAMFEERAETGRKEAVVDLAGFMEKWEAFPIPIVAAINGVCLGGGFELALMCDYVVAASSAKIGSVEASLGLHPLMGGIQRQVQRAGALRAKEISILGRRYDPATLERWNLINLVVADDRLDAAALNIAEEIAHGPSVAHAATKRLVAVTVDEGVLAADRAMEDIQRPIWASEDLKIGLAAFHASGPGAAKFKGR from the coding sequence ATGCAGTTCCGGCCCTATAATCTGATCGGTTTCGACCTGCTCGAGGCGTTGCTCGCGGCGCTAGGCCGGATTGACCATGAGAAGACCGGTGCGATCGTGTTGCGCAGCTCCCTCCGCCACTTTTCAGCCGGCGCGGATATCGCGATGTTCGAAGAAAGAGCCGAGACGGGCCGCAAGGAGGCTGTCGTCGATCTGGCCGGCTTCATGGAAAAATGGGAGGCGTTCCCAATTCCCATCGTTGCCGCGATCAATGGTGTCTGTCTTGGCGGCGGCTTCGAACTTGCGCTGATGTGCGACTATGTCGTTGCCGCATCGTCCGCCAAGATCGGCTCGGTTGAGGCATCGCTCGGGCTCCATCCGCTGATGGGCGGCATCCAGCGTCAAGTGCAGCGGGCCGGTGCGCTCCGCGCGAAGGAAATATCGATTCTCGGCCGGCGCTACGATCCGGCCACTTTGGAACGCTGGAACCTGATCAATCTCGTTGTGGCCGACGATCGGCTCGACGCCGCGGCCTTGAATATCGCCGAGGAGATTGCCCATGGTCCGAGCGTCGCCCATGCCGCGACCAAGCGGCTCGTCGCGGTGACGGTGGACGAGGGAGTCTTGGCGGCGGATCGCGCAATGGAGGATATACAGCGACCCATCTGGGCGTCTGAAGACCTCAAGATCGGCCTTGCCGCGTTCCACGCGTCGGGACCCGGCGCCGCCAAGTTCAAGGGGCGCTGA
- a CDS encoding ATP-binding protein — protein MLHRHSANRVREALQDTRVVLLAGPRQAGKTTLARLLAEKSRTYLTLDDATTLSAAKSDPAGLIRELDQVIIDEVQRAPALLLAIKESVDRDPRPGRFLIIGSANLMTLPHIADSLAGRMETIRLLPLSQSEILAQPPPRFLASLFAGRAPQPGPLLIGSALVDLVLAGGYPEAVARKTWTRRQDWYANYVDAVVDRDVRDIANIDQLDRMPRLLRALAVHSGQLINHAGVGASLDINHVTTQKYTGIFEQLFLVRTLPPWHNNALKRLTKKPKLHFLDSGLLAALINLTPEKVAANRASFRPILETFVFSEVLKLASWSENRLTLSHFRDKELDEVDIVIEDRDGRIVGLEIKAAATVRSEDFSGLRKLAAAVGERFAFGAVLYDHERTVAFGDRLAAIPLSSLWG, from the coding sequence ATGCTACATCGCCATTCGGCCAATCGTGTTCGCGAAGCCCTGCAGGACACCCGAGTGGTGCTGCTTGCTGGCCCCCGGCAAGCGGGCAAGACCACCCTCGCCCGCCTTCTCGCCGAAAAATCCCGAACCTACCTGACGCTCGATGATGCAACCACACTCTCGGCCGCGAAATCCGATCCGGCCGGCCTCATCCGAGAACTCGACCAGGTGATCATCGACGAAGTTCAACGTGCGCCGGCTTTGCTGTTGGCGATCAAGGAAAGCGTTGATCGGGATCCGAGGCCCGGCCGCTTCCTGATAATCGGCTCTGCCAATCTGATGACGCTACCGCACATAGCCGATTCGCTTGCGGGCAGAATGGAAACCATACGCCTGCTGCCCCTCTCCCAATCAGAGATACTCGCGCAGCCTCCGCCACGCTTCCTCGCGTCACTCTTCGCCGGCCGGGCGCCACAGCCGGGACCGCTCCTGATCGGCAGCGCTCTTGTCGACTTGGTTCTGGCGGGGGGATACCCGGAGGCTGTCGCCCGCAAGACGTGGACACGGCGCCAGGACTGGTACGCAAACTATGTCGACGCTGTGGTCGACCGAGACGTTCGCGACATCGCCAATATCGATCAGCTCGATCGCATGCCCCGACTCCTGCGCGCGCTTGCGGTTCACTCCGGCCAGCTCATAAATCACGCCGGCGTCGGCGCCAGTCTCGACATCAATCACGTGACAACGCAAAAATATACCGGGATCTTCGAGCAACTCTTTCTCGTGCGGACCTTACCGCCGTGGCACAACAACGCCCTCAAGAGACTGACCAAGAAGCCGAAACTCCATTTCCTCGATTCGGGATTGCTGGCCGCGCTCATAAACCTGACACCCGAAAAAGTGGCAGCCAATCGCGCCAGCTTCCGCCCGATCCTCGAAACCTTCGTGTTTTCCGAAGTCCTCAAGCTCGCCAGCTGGTCCGAGAACCGCCTGACGCTGAGCCACTTCCGTGACAAGGAGCTAGACGAGGTCGACATCGTCATCGAAGACCGAGACGGTCGGATCGTCGGTCTCGAAATCAAGGCAGCGGCGACCGTCCGCTCCGAAGATTTCTCGGGCCTGCGCAAACTCGCCGCTGCCGTAGGGGAGCGATTTGCATTCGGGGCCGTCCTATACGACCACGAACGGACCGTTGCCTTTGGCGACCGCCTCGCAGCGATACCTCTTTCCAGCCTGTGGGGCTGA
- a CDS encoding NADP-dependent oxidoreductase, translating into MSENRPQQIVLASRPQGEVSVDNFRLEPLSLPQMADGQVLVRAEYLSLDPYMRGRMDDRKSYAPPVAIGAAMEGESVGEIIDSRHPDWPVGTVVTARTGWRSHAAVVADGLRRLDPAAAPVTTALGVLGMPGFTAYAGLKEIGKPTHGETLVVAAASGPVGSLVGQLARRAGARSIGIAGGAEKCRALIEQFGFDVALDHQAPNLAEALAAACPDGIDVYFENVGGAVLDAVLPLLNRFARVPVCGLIAQYSGASTDGPDRMPGLMRDILTKSLTVRGFINYDLAQLYPVFLQEVGDGVRDGSIRYREDIVDGLEAAPAAFIGLLKGRNFGKLLVRL; encoded by the coding sequence TTGAGCGAAAATCGGCCACAGCAGATCGTTCTTGCCTCACGCCCCCAAGGCGAGGTCAGCGTGGATAATTTCCGGCTCGAACCGCTGTCCCTACCGCAAATGGCGGACGGACAGGTGCTCGTCCGCGCCGAATATCTGTCGCTCGACCCTTATATGCGCGGGCGGATGGACGACCGAAAGTCCTATGCCCCGCCGGTGGCCATCGGCGCGGCGATGGAAGGGGAAAGCGTCGGCGAGATCATCGACTCACGGCACCCGGACTGGCCGGTCGGCACTGTCGTCACCGCGCGTACGGGATGGCGCAGTCATGCAGCGGTCGTCGCCGATGGGTTACGCCGTCTGGACCCTGCCGCCGCGCCAGTAACGACGGCGCTCGGCGTGCTCGGTATGCCGGGGTTCACCGCCTACGCCGGGCTCAAGGAGATCGGCAAGCCGACGCATGGCGAGACATTGGTTGTCGCAGCGGCCTCGGGCCCGGTCGGTTCGCTTGTCGGTCAGCTCGCGCGACGCGCGGGCGCCCGCTCCATCGGCATCGCCGGCGGCGCGGAAAAATGCCGCGCGCTGATCGAGCAGTTCGGGTTCGACGTCGCGCTCGATCACCAGGCTCCCAACCTCGCCGAGGCGCTTGCCGCCGCGTGCCCGGACGGCATCGACGTCTATTTCGAAAATGTCGGTGGCGCAGTCCTCGACGCGGTCCTGCCGTTGCTCAACCGCTTCGCCCGCGTGCCGGTGTGCGGGCTCATCGCGCAATATTCTGGCGCTTCCACTGACGGTCCAGACCGCATGCCCGGGTTGATGCGCGACATATTGACCAAGAGCCTGACAGTCAGGGGCTTCATAAACTACGACCTTGCGCAACTTTATCCCGTATTCCTGCAGGAAGTCGGAGACGGCGTACGCGACGGCAGCATCCGCTACCGCGAGGACATCGTCGATGGTCTGGAAGCCGCACCAGCCGCTTTCATCGGCCTGTTGAAGGGCCGCAACTTCGGAAAGCTCCTCGTCCGGCTCTAG